The genomic DNA GCTGAGCACGACGCCGAGCAGATTCGAGAGCCGGCCCAGCAGACGCGAGCACTCCTTCAGGAACACTTCGTTGTGCGTGGCGGCGCGGTCCAGCCCTTCCCGCAGCAGCCGGCCTTCTTCTTGAGACAGGGCCTGGCGCAGCATGAGCTGGTCGACAAACACGCGGTACCCGAGGTTGGTCGGGACACGCCCGGCCGACGTGTGCGGATGGTCGAGAAACCCGCGTTCCTCGAGATCGCTCATCGTGTTGCGGATGGAGGCCGGGCTGAGGCCCAGCATGTACCGCCGCGCGAGGGCGCGCGAGCCCACGGGGCCGGCGGTGTCGATAAAATCGGACACGACCAGCCGCAGGATTTCGCTTTCGCGCTCCGTGAGGGCGTGCCGACGGGTTGGACGATATGGGTGCGTGGCGCTTTTCACTGCAATGCCTCCTAGCAAAACCCTTGCCGACCGCCCCCGCGGCGATCGACGCGCGACGAAACGGCAGACCGAAACGCGCGACGCGCCCGCCCGGTCCCGGGATCATTCAAAATAGCCGAAATACGCATGCCATGGTACTGACACGCTAAAAAAGCACCGTATCGACCTGTGCCATCCTGGCACAGGTCGATACGCTGGATTCGAGCAATCTGGCGGACTCAACCGATCGCGGAGCACCGGGCAGCGTTATTTGATCCGCTCCAACTCGATCTCGCGCCGGAAGGAGATGTCGGCGCCGGCTTCGGTCCGGAACGCGTTCCGCGAGCTGGACACGAAGGGCGTCGCCGGCGCCTGGCTGGTCGATACCCGCGGGGCAATACCATCATTCTGATAGGTATTCCCATCGTCGTACCGGCTCTGCGGATAGTCGTCGTCGTACGGGTTCGAATTATACCGGATTCCGTCTTCCTCGTATTCGTACGGGTCGTCGTAGCGGCCGCCGTAATAGGGGTCGTACCCCTCGTCGCCGCGGTACCCGTAGCTGATCGCCTCGTCGCCGAAGTCGGCCAGCAGGTTACGATCGTCCGGCAGGAGGGAGATCGGCGGGTAGCCGTTAAACGAGCGGGGGTTAAACAGCCGGCTGTGCGAACGCAAGTAGACGCGTTGCTTACGCAGGCTGAGCGATCCGACCCGGTAGCCGTGGCCATCGCGGTACCGATCCAGCACGTAGCCGTCGTAGTGGCGCGTGGAGATCATCTCGAAGCCGGCCGACGGATCGCCCACAAGGAACACGTCGCGGTCGAACACGACATCCCCGTCGCGGTAAATCGTGGCCTGGATGTGGGCGAGTTCGTCCGGGATGCGGTTCACCTCACCCATGTAGCGGCCGTTGCGGTAGATCTCGATGGCGTCGATGAAGATGTCGACTTCCGCATAGCGGCCGTTGGCGTGCCGGACGCGCTGATGGTACCGGGTGCGGACGTCCACATCGATCGTGCGGCGGTTGCTGCCCCAACCCACTTCCACGTACACCACCTGGCGGTAGCGGTAATGGGGCTCCCAGCGGCGTTGGTGGCGGTACTGCCACGGCCAGCGGACGCTTACGTGCACGTTCGGCTTCGACACGTGGGGATGACGCCGATAGTCGACGTGCGTGCGGTCCTGCCGGGGTTCGTAGACCTGGATCGGCTCGCGGCGCTGGGGCTCCTGGCGGCGATCCGGCTCGGCGCGACGGGTGGTCTCCTCACGCGCGGAAGGATCGTTGCGACGATCAGGCTCGATCCGGCGCTCGGGTTCTGACCGGCGCTCGGGCTCGGCGCGGCGATCAGGCTGGCGTTCGGGCTGGCGTTCGGGTTCGGCGCGACGCTCGGGTTCGGCACGGCGATCAGGCTGGCGTTCGGGCTGCCGTTCGGGCTCGGCGCGGCGCTCGGGTTCGGCACGGCGATCCGGCTGGCGTTCGGGCTGGCGCTGGGGTTCGGGGCGGCGGTCAGGCTGGCGCTGAGGTTCGGAGCGGCCTTCCGGCTGCCGCTGCGCGGTTTCCTGGCGGTCGCCCGACCGGGCGTCGGAGCGGCGGGTATCGTCTTTACGCGGGGCGGCTTCCTGGCGCGGGGCGGGCTGTTCGGTGCGGGCCCGGGCGGTCGGCGTTTCGGTTTTCGGCGCCGGCGTCTCCTTGCGCTCCTCTCGGGCGCGTTCGGTTCGGCCTTCGGTGCCGGACCTGGACTGCGCCGAGGCCGGAAGCAGGCCGCTGAGCATGATACCGTGGAAGAGGGAGAGTGCGAGCGCTGCACTCCAGAGCGGTTGAAAGCGATGTACCTGCCTTTTCATGACATTCTCCATGCAGTGGATGAACCGTGGGCCTGAGCCCGCCGTGTCGTTTGGAGAAAAGGCCATACAACGACGTGCCAGCCAGCTTTCTACTCGATTTTCCAGGTTTTGAGGGGACGTATTGCCCTCCCCAGCGCGCACCCGCCGGCGCCGGTGTCCACAATCTCAGACAGCCTCTCTCAACGAGTTCGCCAGGGCCGGCAGAGAACATTCGCAGATCAAGGCGCGCGACATGCCGCGATTGAGGCGTACTCGCATACGCCGCAATGCCTGTCCTGAGCTTTGTCGAAGGGAGCGGCGCGGAGAGGAACGCTGATATGCGGGTTTTATCAACGGCATTTTAGCACCGCGCAACCGATGACGCAGCAACCGGGTATATCCCCCTTCAAGACGGATCTCGTTCCCAGAAGCCGCGCCGGTCGCCGGCGCCTCGTTCTCCGTTCACCCATCGAAAACCGATCACCACGCACCATGCGGTTTTTCTCCACGTTGATCGCCAGCACGCTCGGCACCCTGATCGCGCTGGGCGTGATCTTCATGCTCTTTTTCTTCATCATCTTCGCGCTGGCCGCCATGTCGGACCAGGCCCCCCGCGTGCGACCCGGCTCGGTGCTCCTGATCGAACTCGGCGGCTCCGTCCCCGAAATCGTCTCCGACGACCCCATTGCGACGGCGTTCTCCGGCGCCGCTCCTTACGACTTACTGGATTTCACCTCCGCCATCAAAAAGGCCGCCGTCGACGAGCGCATCGACGCCATCTGGCTCCGCCTCACGCCGCTGGGCGGCTCGTGGGCCACGCACCAGGAAGTACGCGCCGCCCTCGAAGTCTTCAAAGCGGCCGGCAAACCCATCATCGCTTCGAGCGACGACCAGTATGTCAATGAGGTCACCTACTACGTGGCCAGCGTGGCGGACGAGGTGTATGCCTCCGCCGCGGCGCCGTTCGAGTTCAATGGATTTTACATCGCGGCGGAGTTTTACAAGAACCTCTTGGACAAGATCGAGGTGGCGCCCCAGGTGACCCGCGCCGGCACCTACAAAAGCGCCGTAGAACCCTTCCTCCGCACGAACCTGTCCGATGAAAACCGTGAACAGCTTTCGTCGCTCCTGGCGGACCAGCAGGAGGTGTTTGCCGCTGCCGTCGCCGAAAGCCGTGATATGACGCCCGAGGACGTGGTCCGCATCATCGAAGGCGAGGCCATCCTCACGGCTACCGACGCCTACAACGCCGGCCTGCTGGACGCATTGCTGTTCCGCGACGAGGTGGAATCCGCGCTGAAGGCGCGTCTGGCGTATGACGAAGAGGACGAATTGCGGCTGCAGAACATCCGCTCGTACGTCCGCGTGCCGGCCACCGAGGCCGGCCTGCCCCGGCCGGCGAGTGAGGAGATCGCCATCGTCTACGCCGTCGGCACGATCATGAGCGGCGAAAGCGGGTACAGCATGAACCCGCTCTTCGGCGGCGAAACCGTGGGCGCGGACACGTTCAACGAGGCCATCCGCACCGCACATGAAAGTGAGAACGTGAAGGCGATCGTCATCCGCGTCAACTCGCCGGGTGGCTCGGTGGCCGCCTCGGATGCCATGTGGCGGGAGATTTCGCGCGCCGCCGCCGATAAGCCGGTGATCATTTCGATGGGCGACGTGGCAGCCTCGGGCGGCTTCTGGATCGCGACCGCCGGGCACACGATCGTGGCCGATCCGCTCACGATCACAGGCTCGATCGGCGTATTCGGGATGGCGTTCGACATGAGCGGCCTCTACGAAAACAAACTGGGTATCTCGTTCGATGTCGTGCGCACGGGCCCGTATGCGGACATGTACTCGGGCGTCCGCGCCCTCTCGCCGGATGAGCTGCGGCTGCTGGACAAATCGACGGAGGAGATCTACCAGAACTTCCTCCAGCTCGTCGCCGAAAGCCGCAACATGACGGTCGAGGCCGTCGACTCCGTGGCCCAGGGCCGGGTATGGACCGGCAAACAGGCGATGGCCATCGGGCTGGTCGATGAACTGGGCGACCTGGACCGCGCCCTCGCGATCGCGGCCGAGAAGGCCGGCCTGGACAGCACCACCTACCGCACCCGCGTGCTGCCCCTCCCGAAGACGATGCTCGAGCAGATGACGAAAAGCCTCAACTCTCGCGTCGCCTCCGCCTGGCTGAATCACTCCACCAGCCCCGCCGAGCGAACCCTCCTCCAGCACCTGGAGGTGCTCCAGGGCCTCCTCCGCCTCCAGGGGACGGTGCAGGCCCGCCTACCGTTCGAATTCGTAATCCGGTAAGGCCCCCTACACCAACACGTCGCCCGTCATGTCGGGCGGTGCGGTTTCGCCGAGGAGGTGAAGGATCGTCGGGGCGATGTCGCCGAGTTTTCCGGGCTTGATCGGGCCGATGAAGCCCTTCTTGATGATCAGGTGCGGCACAAGCGCCGTCGTGTGGGCCGTGTTCGGGGTGCCGTCCGGGTTACGCATCTTGTCCGCATTCCCGTGGTCGGCGATGATGGTGATGCCATAGCCCCGCGCTATAGCTGCCTCGACGACGATCCGCGTGCACGCGTCAACGGTTTCGACGGCTTTGACGGCGGCCTCGAATACCCCCGTGTGCCCCACCATGTCTGGATTGGCGAAATTGAGCACCACCAGATTATAGTCGTGCTGCGTGATGGCCGCCGCCACCTTTTCGGCCAGCGGCAGGGCGCTCATCTCCGGCTGGAGGTCGTACGTGGCCACTTTCGGCGAGGGCTCCAGGATGCGGTCTTCGCCGGCGAAGGGCTCTTCGCGGCCGCCGCTGAAGAAAAAGGTGACGTGCGGGTACTTCTCCGTTTCGGCGGCGCGGAGCTGCCGGCCCCCGCGCGCGGCCATCACCTCGCCGAGGGTCTGGGTAAGATTCACCTTCGGGAACGCGATTGGGACGTGGAAAGACGATTCGTACGGCGTGAAGAGGGTGTAGTGGAGATCGAGCCGGGGACCACGGTCGAATCCATCGAATCCTTCCGTGATAAACGCGTGCGTGAGCTGGCGTCCCCGGTCGGCCCGGAAGTTAAAAAATACCACGGCATCGCCGGACTCCACCAGGGCGCCGGTACGTGAGAACCGTTCGATCTCCGGATCCACGATCCGGATCGGCTGCACGAACTCGTCGGTCACGCCGGCGGCGTAGCTGGCCAGGATCGCGGCTTCGGGGTCTGAGAACGGTACGCCGGTGTTGGCGGTGAGCAGGTCGTACGCCAGCTTCACACGCTCCCAGCGCTTGTCGCGGTCCATCGCATAATATCGACCGATGATCGAGGCGATCCGGCCCACGCCGATGGTGGCGGCCTGTTGCTGGAAGAGGCGGATGTATTCGAGGGCGCCGTGTGGGTCCGTATCGCGCCCGTCGGTGAAGGCATGCAGGAGCACCTGGCCGGCCTCGAGGCCCTCGCGCCGCGCCAGTTCCATCACGGCAAAGAGGTGGTTGAGCGACGCGTGCACGCCGCCGTCCGAGAAACAGCCGAACAGGTGCAGCTTCGTGTGGTTCGTCTTCGCATGGCGCGCGGCGTTGACGAGGACGTCGTTCGTGAAAAACGCGCCCTCTCGGATGTCCTTGTCGATCCGCGTGATTTCCTGGTACACCACCCGGCCGGCGCCCAGGTTCATGTGCCCGACCTCCGAGTTCCCCATCTGGCCCTCCGGCAGCCCCACCGCCAGCCCCGACGCCTCCAGGGTGCTGTGGGGGTAGGAGGCGAATAACTCGTCGATAAAGGGTTTCCGCGCGTGGTCGATCGCGCTCACCGAGCGGTCCACGGCAATACCGAATCCGTCGAGGATGATGAGGATGTGGCGTTGTGTTGCTTTCATCAGAACTGGGGTCATGGCGACGGCACGCGCGCGCCGTCAGGTTACACGAAAATCGGGCACTTTGCGGGTGGACTTCCCGGTGCGGGTCTCGAATACGTTCATGGACGCGCACACCGGGCAACACCGCTGCACCGTACCGTAGCGATCTTGCCGATCGGCCGGCGTGTCGAAGTAATGGCTGTTTGTCTTGCAGTAGTATTTGCCTCGCTTCGCATCAAGGCCCGCGAGGGGCGCCGGCAAGCGGCCGAGGCGCTCGTAATACTGGCACGTCGCGACGAGGGGGCACACTTCGCATCGGGGCGCGCGGGCCAGGCAGGTGTAGCGGCCGTGGAGGATAAGCAGATGGTGCGCCTCGGACCAGTCTTTCTGATCCAACAACGCCTTCAACTGTCGTTCCACGTGCAGCGGCGTCGGGGCGCGCACCGTCAGTCCGATGCGGTTGGCCACCCGAAACACGTGGGTGTCGACAGGCATCGCGTCGACGTCGAACGCCACGGAAGCCACCACCTGAGCCGTTTTCCGTCCCACGCCCGGGAGCCGGACGAGCGCTTCTACCGTACCCGGGATCTCGCCCCCAAAATCGTCGCGGACCTGCCGCGCCATGCCGGCGAGGTGCTTCGATTTATTGTTGGGGTAGGAGACCGACTTGATGTACGGCAGGATGTCCTCCGGCAACGCTCGCGCGAGGGCATCAACCGTCGGGAAGGCCTCGAACAACGCCGGCGTCACCTTGTTCACCCGCTCGTCCGTGCACTGAGCGGAGAGGATGACGGCGACGATCAGTTCGTACGGATCGTTATACCGCAACTCCGTTTCGGGCCGGGGGATGGCCACGCGGAGGGCTTCGAGCGTATGACGGGCGCGTTCGCGGCAGTTCACGGGGTTTAGGAGCTTCGTCGGGCGGCGCGGTGTGCTTCACGCTGAGCATCACTCGATACCGGTCCGAGGCCTTAAATTAGTGCATCGTCCCGAAACCAAATCCGAATTTTGTTCTTAAACTCTCCCGCTCTTCAGCCAGCTGCCTCGTTGTCATGCGCCGTGCCCGCCCGCTTTTTCTGGATCTACTTATCGGCGCCATCCTGCTCGGCGTTTGTGCGGCCGGCGCGCGGCCGGCCAGCGCCCAGCGGCTGGACAGCCTCTCCCCTGAGGCCCGGCTGTCGCTCGTGACCGTCCTCCCCGGCGAAGCCGCCTACGAACTCTTCGGGCACAGCGCGATCCGCGTGTACGACCCCCTCCGCGGCGTCGACGCGTTGTTCAACTACGGCACCTTTCAATTCGATGCCTACTTCCTGCCCAAATTCATCTACGGGCAGCTGGATTATCTGCTTAGGGTGATCGCGTACCAACGGGAGTTGCCCTACTACAGGCAGCGGGGGCGTTCCGTGATTGAACAGGAGCTGCGTCTTTCGCCGGCTCAGCGGCAGGCCCTCGCGCAGTTTTTGGAGATCAACGCCCAACCCGAAAACCGCACTTACCGCTACCTGTTTTTAACCGACAACTGCTCAACCCGCACCCGCGACGCCCTCGAGCGCACGCTCGGCGACGTCATCCGTTTCCCGGACACCTACCGCAATCCCGGGACGTACCGAGAGTTGTTGGACCGGTACGTGGACCATCTGCCATTTATGGACCTGGGTTTTTATCTGGTGCTCGGCCCGCCGGCGGACGCCATGGCCTCGGCCCGGGACGCCCATTTTTTGCCGGATTATCTCAAGGAAGCATTTGATGGCGCGGAGATTCGAGGCGAAGCCGGGTGGGAGCCGCTGGTCGTGCGGACGGACACCGTATACTGGAATGCCGGCGCCGCCGAGCGTGCCGAAGGCGGATTTCCGGTCTGGCCGATCACCTGGGGCTTGCTGGCGCTCGGTGTAGCGCTGACGTGGTGGCGGCGAAACGAGGTCGGCGGAATTATCCCGTATTTCGATCGAATGGTATTCGGCGTGGTGGGCCTCGCCGGCGTGTTGATGGCTTTTTTATGGCTGATCGCCCTGCACGACGTGACCGATCGGAACTGGAATCTGTTCTGGGCCTGGCCCACACACCTCCTCGCGATCGTCTGGATCAAGGCGCGGCCGGCGTGGCTGCGCGGGTACTGGATGGCTACGGCCGCGGCCGGCATGATCGGCCTGGCCGGGTGGGGCTCTTGGCCCCAGGCGCTGCACCCCGCCCTCGTCCCGATCGTGCTCCTGCTCGTCTTGCGCAGCGGCTGGCTGGCGTGGAAGATGGGCGTTATTCGAGGCTTGCGAGCTTAAAATCGAAGAAAAGCGTGTGCCACACCTTCACCGGCTTGCCGCCCACGCGGCCCGGCTCGAAGCGTGCGCCGCGGAGGACCCGCAGCACCTCGGGGTCCAGTCCGTATCCCAGGCCGTTCATGACCTCCGGCTTCTGCATGTTGCCGGCTTCGTCGACGATCATCCGCACGGTGATGCGCCCTTCGACACCTGCTTCCCGCGCGAAGGCCGGGTAGCGAATGCGCGACTGGAGCGCATGGATGCCGCCGATGAGGACGGGGGCCTCTTCCGAGAAGTTGTAGACGCCGTTGGAGTCGACCATTCCTTCGGGAAGCTGCTGCTCGAGCCGGCGGAGCGCCTCGAGATTCGCCGTCGTCTCCCGGACGCGGCTGACGAGGTAGTCGTCGGCCGGTCGGGCCGCCAGTGCCGCCTGGTAGCTGGCGAGGCTGCCCTCGTAGTCGCCCTGCTCAAACAAGACATCGCCGCGGGCGCGGAAGCTGAGGTATTCCTCCTCGCGGCGCTGGGCCTGGTTCAGCTGAAGGTCGACTTCAAACAGCCCGGACTTGGCCTCGTAGTCGTCCGGCCGAGCCTCCAGGGCTTGCTCGAACTCCCGTTTGGCCTCCACGAGGCGGTTGGCCGCGCGCATCTCGTTACCGGACTGCATATGCTGGCTGTACTGGGTATCGCGGGACGATTCCGAGAGCCGGCGTTCGATCTGGCGGAGCATGGACGTAGCGTATTCATCGTCCCTGCGGTATTCGAGGGCTTCGATGAATTTACGCTGGGCATCGCGGTAGTTTCGAGTGTCGAAGGCCGAATCCCCCTGGGCGCGGTACAACTCGTAGAACTCACCGTTCCGGATGAGCTCGTTGTTGATCGTCGGCCGGGGGACGGGCGGGGCCGGCAGCGCCTGGGAATCGGTGCGGGAGCGTTGTTGCCGCTGGAAGGTATCCGACAGGCGCGCATTCGCCAGCGAATCTTCCGGCCGGAATTCGAGCACGTGCATGTAGATGCGGCGCGCATCGGTGTAGAGCGGCCGGGCGCGGACCGAGTCCCCCTGCATCACGAGGCCGTCGGCGGAGCGGAGGATCGAGTCGGCATCGGCGATAAACGAAAGGTATTCTTTTTCATTGATCGAGCTGGCCGCCTGTTGTGCCAGGCGCGTGTTGACCACGGTGATCCGATCGCGGATCTCGCTTCCTTCGGGTTCGATGTCCAGCGCGACCCGGTAGTGCTCAAGCGCTTTTTCGTAGTAGGTTAGCGCCTGATCCGGCGATCCGACCTCGTCGACATCTTGCGCGAGCTTAAAGAGTGAGTCTCCCTCGGCGAGTCGGGTCGCATAGGCCTCGTTGTCCATCAAAAAAGCTGTTGGATTGCCCTGGCTACGCATCAAAATCATCACCAGGACAGCGACGATCGAGATGCCGAACACCGAATACAGGGCCACGCGAAGCAGCCGGCGTGGCGATTGGTATGGGGGGGATGCGCCAAAGCCTTCCTCTTCGACATGCGCCGGCAGCGG from Rhodothermales bacterium includes the following:
- the sppA gene encoding signal peptide peptidase SppA; this encodes MRFFSTLIASTLGTLIALGVIFMLFFFIIFALAAMSDQAPRVRPGSVLLIELGGSVPEIVSDDPIATAFSGAAPYDLLDFTSAIKKAAVDERIDAIWLRLTPLGGSWATHQEVRAALEVFKAAGKPIIASSDDQYVNEVTYYVASVADEVYASAAAPFEFNGFYIAAEFYKNLLDKIEVAPQVTRAGTYKSAVEPFLRTNLSDENREQLSSLLADQQEVFAAAVAESRDMTPEDVVRIIEGEAILTATDAYNAGLLDALLFRDEVESALKARLAYDEEDELRLQNIRSYVRVPATEAGLPRPASEEIAIVYAVGTIMSGESGYSMNPLFGGETVGADTFNEAIRTAHESENVKAIVIRVNSPGGSVAASDAMWREISRAAADKPVIISMGDVAASGGFWIATAGHTIVADPLTITGSIGVFGMAFDMSGLYENKLGISFDVVRTGPYADMYSGVRALSPDELRLLDKSTEEIYQNFLQLVAESRNMTVEAVDSVAQGRVWTGKQAMAIGLVDELGDLDRALAIAAEKAGLDSTTYRTRVLPLPKTMLEQMTKSLNSRVASAWLNHSTSPAERTLLQHLEVLQGLLRLQGTVQARLPFEFVIR
- the gpmI gene encoding 2,3-bisphosphoglycerate-independent phosphoglycerate mutase → MKATQRHILIILDGFGIAVDRSVSAIDHARKPFIDELFASYPHSTLEASGLAVGLPEGQMGNSEVGHMNLGAGRVVYQEITRIDKDIREGAFFTNDVLVNAARHAKTNHTKLHLFGCFSDGGVHASLNHLFAVMELARREGLEAGQVLLHAFTDGRDTDPHGALEYIRLFQQQAATIGVGRIASIIGRYYAMDRDKRWERVKLAYDLLTANTGVPFSDPEAAILASYAAGVTDEFVQPIRIVDPEIERFSRTGALVESGDAVVFFNFRADRGRQLTHAFITEGFDGFDRGPRLDLHYTLFTPYESSFHVPIAFPKVNLTQTLGEVMAARGGRQLRAAETEKYPHVTFFFSGGREEPFAGEDRILEPSPKVATYDLQPEMSALPLAEKVAAAITQHDYNLVVLNFANPDMVGHTGVFEAAVKAVETVDACTRIVVEAAIARGYGITIIADHGNADKMRNPDGTPNTAHTTALVPHLIIKKGFIGPIKPGKLGDIAPTILHLLGETAPPDMTGDVLV
- the nth gene encoding endonuclease III, whose protein sequence is MNCRERARHTLEALRVAIPRPETELRYNDPYELIVAVILSAQCTDERVNKVTPALFEAFPTVDALARALPEDILPYIKSVSYPNNKSKHLAGMARQVRDDFGGEIPGTVEALVRLPGVGRKTAQVVASVAFDVDAMPVDTHVFRVANRIGLTVRAPTPLHVERQLKALLDQKDWSEAHHLLILHGRYTCLARAPRCEVCPLVATCQYYERLGRLPAPLAGLDAKRGKYYCKTNSHYFDTPADRQDRYGTVQRCCPVCASMNVFETRTGKSTRKVPDFRVT
- a CDS encoding DUF4105 domain-containing protein, yielding MRRARPLFLDLLIGAILLGVCAAGARPASAQRLDSLSPEARLSLVTVLPGEAAYELFGHSAIRVYDPLRGVDALFNYGTFQFDAYFLPKFIYGQLDYLLRVIAYQRELPYYRQRGRSVIEQELRLSPAQRQALAQFLEINAQPENRTYRYLFLTDNCSTRTRDALERTLGDVIRFPDTYRNPGTYRELLDRYVDHLPFMDLGFYLVLGPPADAMASARDAHFLPDYLKEAFDGAEIRGEAGWEPLVVRTDTVYWNAGAAERAEGGFPVWPITWGLLALGVALTWWRRNEVGGIIPYFDRMVFGVVGLAGVLMAFLWLIALHDVTDRNWNLFWAWPTHLLAIVWIKARPAWLRGYWMATAAAGMIGLAGWGSWPQALHPALVPIVLLLVLRSGWLAWKMGVIRGLRA
- a CDS encoding TonB family protein gives rise to the protein MVLPRLTVLNEQYAVRNVLGGIGPVDVTYLAWDLRNEEQVVVREYYPARFVTRDPEQLHVAPRSEKDRTYFQYGLERYLKEAAAMSRIEHPNVVRERAFFRENGTAYRVSDYHEGATLADVVQQQGGRIPVRTAITLIMPLLDGVRAGHKHGLIHGGITPAEIFLAKNGRPMLLSFQMTHVLLAQRSRVFDEYLKSGFAPPEQYVPGEKQGPWTDVYGCAATLYFILTGQRVPPAPARLEVDTLAELLAGQTRLTPVVREALAKGLILDSARRPQTIDAFRELLTRGAAPQAEPSPIRIPTMPDASPLSVDPQPQMFAPRKPGADVTPDGDASFAHSIFAPRTSTSPRMENGVPSALSSPFNAPMDDESSEMPEEEESRLDEESIHLELEDIEEASRALSGDGPAAPGVLPEHSLALRQPTPPRVHVEPPVFSFGDPVAPLPAHVEEEGFGASPPYQSPRRLLRVALYSVFGISIVAVLVMILMRSQGNPTAFLMDNEAYATRLAEGDSLFKLAQDVDEVGSPDQALTYYEKALEHYRVALDIEPEGSEIRDRITVVNTRLAQQAASSINEKEYLSFIADADSILRSADGLVMQGDSVRARPLYTDARRIYMHVLEFRPEDSLANARLSDTFQRQQRSRTDSQALPAPPVPRPTINNELIRNGEFYELYRAQGDSAFDTRNYRDAQRKFIEALEYRRDDEYATSMLRQIERRLSESSRDTQYSQHMQSGNEMRAANRLVEAKREFEQALEARPDDYEAKSGLFEVDLQLNQAQRREEEYLSFRARGDVLFEQGDYEGSLASYQAALAARPADDYLVSRVRETTANLEALRRLEQQLPEGMVDSNGVYNFSEEAPVLIGGIHALQSRIRYPAFAREAGVEGRITVRMIVDEAGNMQKPEVMNGLGYGLDPEVLRVLRGARFEPGRVGGKPVKVWHTLFFDFKLASLE